A region of the Flavobacteriaceae bacterium MAR_2010_188 genome:
ACAACGCAGCAGATTTGCTGAATAATATGAATATTTAAAACCTAAGAAAATGACTAATAATAAAAAACACCTTCATAATCTTGATGAACTTTCGGATTATAAAGTAGCAGATGGATATCCGAATGTTAAAGGTTGGTCCGTTAAAGATAAAGATAACCGAGTTATAGGTGAAGTAGAGAATCTATTGGTTAATCTAGAAGCTCAACGAGTGGTATATCTTGATGTAGAAGTAGATAAAACTATTCTTGATGCTAATTATGACCCATACTCTTCTTCAGCTCATTCTGAAGTAAGAGAATTCATAAATAAAGACGGAGAAAATCACGTTATAATTCCTATTGGATTGGTGGATATTAATGAAGCTCAGAAATTTGTATATACCCAGACCGTAGACCACCGTACTTTTGCTGAAACTAAGCGATATAGACAAGGCAGCGACATTAATAGAAATTATGAAGTGGCAGTCCTCGATTCCTATAACAGACATGACGATAAGAACCAACTTAGCGAAGACCAAGTTAGATCTATTGTCCGAGATGAAGTTAAAGGATTAGATACTACCAATAGTAAAGAGAAGGAATATCGAAATGATAATAAGGTAAGAGAAATTGTTCGGGATGAAGTTCATTCTATCGATTCTACCAAGAGCCGAAGTGAATATATTGAGGATGAAATCGCTAGTCTTGAAGAGAGAAAAAATTCTAGACTCTCAGATGATAGAAAGAGGCTTCATAGAGATGATTTTGACAGGAAGGATTCAGATCATAAAGACCATAAAGGTTTAGATTTCGACCACGATAATGACGGGAATCCAAATATTACGGATCCAGACTATTATAAAGAAAAAGGTAGAAAGCTAAAAAATACAGATTTCGACCATGATAATGATGGGAACCCAAATATTACGGATCCAGATTATTATACCCGAGATAAATCTAAAGGTAGAAGAACGGATTTTGATCATGATAATGATGGAAACCCTAACATATCCGACAGAGATAATTACGACAGAGATAAGTCAAACTCTAGAAGAAACGATTTTGATGATGATAACGATGGAAATCCAAATATAACAGATCGCGATTATTTCGATAAAGATCGTTCTAAGAACAAAGGAATTGACTTTGATAATGACAATGACGGCAATCCTAATATAACAGACCCAGATTATTACGAGGAAAAGTTAAAAGGCAGCAAACATTATGATAGTGATAACGATGGGATTCCAGACGATATGGATTCTGATACTTATGATAATGATTTAGAGAGAAGACGTCGCAATAATGACATAGATGATGATGACGATTTCTATGATAGAAGAGAATTTAGAAACCAAAGATTCCGCAAGGATTAACTGTCACATTTATTGAAAAAAATAATGCCCTCCAAATGGAGGGCTTTATCATTTAGGACTGAAACCCCAACATTGAAAGATTTTATAATAAAAGACTTAATTTTATAGCAAAGAAAAATTATGAAAATGAAAAATTTATTTAGTTGCGCTACTCTTTTGTTTTTAATGAGCATTAGCTGCACTGACGAATCAAAAAATACCGATACCGCAGAAGAAACTACTCAAGCATCAAAAGATAGTATCAAAAATGAAGAAGCCGAAAATAAGAACGGCTACGAGATTATAGTACCAGATTTATCAATTGCTTGGGGATTTGTTTTTCTTCAAGATGAATCTATGCTTATTGGAGAACAAAATGGCGATTTAATCCTTTTTAAAGATGGGAAAAAGTCTGATGTCACTGGTATGCCAGAAGTCTATCATCGTGGTCAGGGAGGATTGTTAGACATAAAACTTCATCCTAATTATAAAGATAACGGGTATATCTATATCACCTACGCGTCGCCGACGGGCAGCGGAGATGGTGGTAACACCGCAATCATGAGAACCAAATTAAATGGCACTGCATTAACTGATCAAAAGGTACTTTATAAGGCTGAACCTAATACAACTGCAGGACAACATTTTGGTTCTAGAATCGCTTTTGATGATGAGGGTTACCTTTACTTTTCAGCGGGAGAACGTGGCAATAGGGATGACAACCCACAGGACATCACCAGAGATAACGGTAAGATTTATCGTCTTAAGGATGATGGCACTATCCCTAATGACAATCCTTTTTATAACCAGAGCGGTGCTAAAAAAGCAATCTATTCTTACGGACACAGAAACCCACAAGGAATGGATATTCACCCCACAACAAGAAAGATTTGGACTCATGAACATGGACCTCGTGGTGGTGACGAAATAAATATCATTAAAAAAGGAGCAAACTATGGTTGGCCAGTAATCAGTTATGGAATCAATTACGATGGAACTCCTTTTACCGACATAACCGCGAAAGAAGGCATGGAACAACCTATACATTATTGGGATCCATCTATTGCACCTAGCGGAATGGCTTTTATAACTAGCGATAAATATCCAGGTTGGAAAGGAAATCTATTGATTGGCTCATTAAAATTTCAGTATGTTGCCAATTGTTTTATAAATGGTGATAAGGTTACCAAAGAAGAAAAGTTGCTGGAAGGTATTGGTAGGGTTAGAACGATTAATCAAGGACCAGACGGATATATCTATGTGAGCGTAGAAAATGTTGGTATTGTTAAATTGCTTCCTAAATAATTCAAACGGTTATTAACAAATTGGTTGCATTTTGCATTGAATAAGTTTAGTAGTTCGAAGCTATCCGTAAAGATGTAATTGGTTAAATTTGCCCGAACCATAATTGATTTTAATGCTCATAATTGGAATAGCCGGTGGCACAGGATGCGGTAAAACTACTGTAGTTAAGCAAATCCTCAATGAATTACCAAAAGGCCAAGTGGGGGTTATTTCCCAAGATTCTTATTATAAGGATACAAGTCATTTAGCGTATGAAGAAAGGATAGCCATAAATTTTGACCATCCCCGTTCTATCGATTTTGAATTATTAGAAGAACATCTTCAGCAATTAAGGCTAGGAAAATCAATTGAGCAGCCGGTTTACTCTTTCATAGAACATAACCGAACTGGCGACACTGTAACCACAAGACCCAGAAATGTAATGATTGTTGAAGGGATATTAATCCTGACCAATCCAGAATTACGGGAAATGTTCGATATAAAAATTTTTGTGCATGCAGATAGTGATGAGCGTTTAATTAGAAGATTAAAACGAGATATTACTGAAAGAGGTCGGGATTTGGATGAAGTTTTAAATCGTTATCAGAACACTTTAAAACCGATGCATCAACAATTTATCGAGCCGATGAAAGAATACGCCGATATCATAATTCCTAATAATAAATACAACACTGTTGCAGTTGATATTGTGAGAACCATCATTAATCATAGATTATAGTGACAAAAAAGAAGAATCCAAATAGTAAATATTACAAACCGTTTAAGAATATGTTTGTGATTATTTTATTGGCATTCGCAGTATGGATGTTTTTCTTCGATGCTAACTCATGGCTAATCCATCACGAGCTAAACAACGATATTGATGATTTAGAACAAGAAAAAGAATACTACCAAAAGGAAATTGCTAAGGATAATAAGTCAATCAAAGAACTTAGTACGGACGACGGTATAGAAAAATTAGCTAGGGAAAAGTATTATATGAAGAAGGAGAACGAAGAAATCTATATTATCGAATATGAAGATAGTATTGCAAATGACGATGACTAATGGCAGATTCTCTTTTTGATGAGTTTTCTAAAGTTTCAACAAAACAGTGGAAACAGCAGATTCAATTTGATTTAAATGGTCTAGATTATAACAATGCCCTAATTTGGAATAGCCCCGAAGGAATTGATGTAAAGCCTTTTTACAATGAGGATGATGCGGTCTTTCATGAAAAAGATTCACCAGAAGCCGAAAAAAGGGAATGGTTTATCACAGATTCTATCTTTGTCGCGGATGTTTCCAGGTCTAATGAAAATGCGCTAGATAAAATAGAGAGAGGAACAGAATCCATAAAATTTATTATTCCTGACGAAAACGTCGACTTCTCTTTACTAATTAAAGGCATCAATCCTACAACCTGTAAAATTCAGTTAGAGTGTTTGTTCTTGTCTTCAAACTATGTTCAAAAAATTCAAAAGGAACATAAGGAAATCTTATTTCATACGGATATAATCGGCAATTTGGCCCGTTCGGGCAATTGGTTCAAGAATTTAAAGGAAGATTATGCAGAGCTTTCTTCAATTTCAAAATCATCAAATTCTATTTCTATTGATACTACATTGTATCAAAATGCTGGCGGACTTATCCAGCAACAACTTGCTTATGGCTTGGCTCATTTGAATGAATACCTCAACTATTTTGAAACTAACAAATTGTTTAAAGATGAATTGAATGTTCATTTTAAAATCGCTGTCGGTTCAAACTATTTTTTCGAAATAGCCAAGGTTCGGGCTTTGCGGATATTGGTTAAAGAACTTTCGGTTTTATACAATTTCAAAATTAATCTCAAAGTTCACGCAATCCCTTCAAAAAGAAATAAAACTATTTACGATTACAATACCAATCTACTAAGAACTACGACGGAATGTATGAGCGCCATCATTGGAGGTATAGATTTTATTGAAAATCTTCCTTACGATGCTCTTTATCATAAAAACAACGAATTCGGAGACAGGATTGCTAGAAACCAATTGCTTATCCTAAAGCATGAAAGCGGGTTCGAAGAGACCGCAAATTCAGTTGAAGGGTGTTATTATATCGAATCCATCACCAAGCAACTAGCAGAAAAAGCCCTTACAATTTTTAAGGAAATTGAAAAAAACGGTGGCTTTCTAGAAAATTTGAAGACGAATAAACTTCAATCAAAAATCAAAGAATCCGCGGATAAAGAACAAAGTCGTTTTGATTCTGATGAGAAAAAATTGGTGGGTACCAACTTTGTCATTAATACAAAAGATAGGATGAAGGATGAGCTTCAACTTTACCCATTCATTAAAAGACATGCGCGTAAAACACTGATTCAACCAATTATTGAACGCCGACTGTCCGAAGAGTTAGAGAAAAAGAGATTAGAAGAAGAAAATTAAATATTAGAAAATTACGATGAAGATTAGATATATAAGTTTGCTTTCCCTTTGCCTGCTCTTGGCCGTTGGGTGTAATGATGAGGAAAAGAAAACAGAAAAGCCAACCACCGTTGTTTCTGAACCAAAAGAAAACATCAATCAATTTTTACTAGAAGAAGATGGAATCAAGATTACTCTTCCTGACGGTTTTCAACGTTATTCGGCGGTAGATTTTCAGACCTATCTAAAAGAAAATTATAAGAAAGAGGAATTGAATTTTGAAAGTGAAAGATTCAAACAACTCCGAAATATGGATGGCACACTTTACATTTTTGTGAATCTAGAGAACCATTCGGTATATACCATCAACAGTACGCCGCCCACAGATTTAGACAATATAGATGCTCAGGATTTATTGGGAATGGTTCAGTCCAAACACGCTGAGGTAGAAAAAGTAACCAATAGGAAATACGAAAAGGTGACCGCGAAATTCAGCGACCTATCGTCAAATAAAATCTTTAAAGCAGTTTATAAAGTTACCGGTAAGGATATTAAAGAGCCACTTTATTCTCATTCCTATATTATTAGCAACGCTGGTAAAACTTTATATATCAACCTTTATTCGCCTGGTGAATTAGATTTTGATCCATATATTGAAAAAATGAGATTTTAATGCCTAGAAAAGATGTTCAAAGTATAAATCTGAAGACTTCAACCCTAACTAAGGGAAATGTAGAAGATACTCCTTACGAACATCAGGGTTTTGCTGCTGGCATTGTGCCTTATTTGCGTGGCCCATATTCTACTATGTACGTTATACAACCTTGGACTATTAGGCAATACGCCGGGTTTTCTACAGCAGAAGAAAGCAATTCGTTTTATAGAAGAAATCTAGCCGCAGGTCAAAAAGGATTGTCCGTTGCGTTCGATTTACCTACCCATCGTGGATACGATTCTGATCACGAAAGAGTAGTAGGTGATGTTGGTAAGGCTGGCGTAGCGATAGATTCGGTGGAAGATATGAAGATTCTCTTCGACCAGATTCCGCTAGACAAAATGTCGGTTTCAATGACCATGAACGGGGCGGTTCTTCCTATTATGGCATTTTATATCGTCGCCGCAGAAGAACAAGGTGCTGATATTAGAAATCTTTCTGGAACTATTCAAAACGATATCTTAAAGGAGTTTATGGTGAGGAATACTTACATCTACCCTCCTTCTCCTTCTATGAGAATTATTTCGGACATTTTTGAGTACACCAGTAAAAACATGCCTAAATTTAATAGCATTAGTATTTCTGGCTACCACATGCAAGAAGCTGGGGCAACTCCAGAAATCGAACTGGCCTACACTCTTGCAGATGGACTGGAATATATTAGAACAGGTCTCGCCGCAGGTATGGACATTGACACCTTTGCTCCTCGCCTTTCCTTTTTCTGGGGAATCGGTATGGAACATTTTAAGGAAATTGCAAAGATGCGTGCAGCAAGAGTGCTTTGGGCAAAATTGGTGAAGCAATTTAATCCTAAGAACATCAAATCGATGTCACTGCGAGCGCATTGTCAGACTAGTGGATGGAGTCTTACTATGCAAGATCCGTTTAATAATGTTGCCAGAACCTGTATAGAAGCAACTTCGGCGATTTTTGGTGGAACTCAAAGTCTTCATACTAATGCGTTGGATGAAGCAATTGCCCTGCCCACCGATTTCTCGGCAAGAATTGCAAGAAATACCCAAGTTTATCTTCAATATGAAACTGAAATAACGAAAACAGTTGACCCTTGGGCCGGAAGCCATTTAGTCGAAAAACTTACGGATGAAATCATTAAAAACGCATGGGAGTTAATTGAAGAAGTTGAAGAATTAGGCGGAATGACAAAAGCTATTGAAGCGGGCATACCGAAAATGAGAATAGAGCAAGCTGCAGCAAGAAAACAAGCCAGAATTGATAGCGGGATTGATATTATTGTGGGAGTTAACAAATTTCAGCTTGAAGAAGAAGACCCAATCACCACTTTGGAAGTTGATAATCAATCGGTGAGGTTGCAGCAAATAAATCGCCTAAACCAAATCAAAGAACAAAGAGATGCATTATCAGTCAAAGAATCTTTAGAAAAGCTGAAGCATTCTGCGAAAAAAGGAGAAGGAAATTTATTAGCTTTAGCTGTTGATGCAGCGAGAAATAGAGCAACCTTGGGAGAGATAAGCGATGCGCTAGAAGAAGCATTTGGCAGGCATAAGGCACAAATAAAATCATTTTCTGGAGTGTATAGCAAGGAAATTAAAAACGACGATTCTTTTGAAAAAGCAAAACAGCTATCTGATCAGTTCGCAGAGATGGATGGACGTAGACCACGGATTATGGTTGCAAAAATGGGCCAAGACGGCCATGATCGTGGCGCCAAAGTTGTCGCAACAAGTTATGCCGATCTCGGTTTTGATGTCGATATAGGTCCATTGTTTCAAACACCTCAAGAAGTTGCTAAGCAAGCGGTAGAAAATGATGTACACGTACTCGGGATATCATCACTTGCGGCAGGTCATAAAACATTGGTGCCTCAAGTAATTGAAGAACTAAAAAATTACGGCAGGGAAGATATAATGGTAATTGTTGGAGGTGTTGTGCCTAAACAAGATTATCAATTTCTATTCGACGCGGGAGTTATGGCGGTTTTCGGGCCAGGAACAAAAATCAGCGAAACCGCAATTACGATATTAGAAATATTGATGCAATCTCATCAAGAATAGATTAGAGGATTCTATTCTAACTTTATCAAATTCAACTACTTTTTAAAGTGGTCTTCACGTCTTTGAACGCTTATTTAAAATTTATACTGCGAAGATTCCTATCTTTCCTTTTAACTTATATAGAAAAATTCCTTCAAATTACTTATATTGTAATTTACATTATACAAAAAAGTTCAACAAAAAACTCCACAATTTGAAAACTCTGAAAATTAATTTTAGCTACGCCTTGGCGTTTGCCTGTTCATTCTTATTCCTGACCTGCAAAGAAACCAAGACGGTAGTTACAAGCACTCCGCAACAGGAAACCACAGTTATTAAGACCGAGGTCGATGCGGTAAAAGACATTCCTTTTAATCCAGAGGTAAAAAAAGGAACATTATCCAATGGCCTTACCTATTATATTAAAAATAATGATAAACCAGAAGATAAAGTAGAGCTGCGATTAGTGGTTAACGCTGGTTCAATTCTAGAAGATGATGATCAGTTAGGTCTTGCCCATTTCATGGAACACATGAATTTTAATGGAACCAAGAATTTTGAAAAAAATGAGCTGGTAGATTATCTACAAAGTATAGGAGTGAAATTTGGAGCGCATCTCAACGCCTATACAAGTTTTGATGAAACCGTTTACATCTTACCAATTCCAAGCGACGATCCAGAAAAACTTGAAAAAGGTTTTCAGATTTTGGAAGATTGGGCGCACAATGCTCTTCTAACCGATGAAGAAATTGATAAAGAACGTGGTGTAGTGTTAGAAGAATATAGATTAGGTCAAGGAGCAAGCGAGAGAATGATGCAGAGATATCTCCCAAAAGTTATGTATGGCTCAATGTATGCTAAGCGTTTGCCAATTGGGACTAAAGAAAATTTAGAAAACTTTGAATATGAAAGTCTAAGACGATTTTACAAGGACTGGTATTGTCCGGATTTAATGGCAGTAGTTGCCGTGGGAGACATTGATGTTGCAACTTTAGAAGCTAAAATAAAATCCCATTTCGGCTCAATTCCAAAACCGACGAGTCCGAAACCAAGAAAGTCTTTCGAAGTGCCAAACCACCAAGAAACACTTATCGCGATAGAATCAGATAAGGAATCTTCCTATAGTCAGGTTCAGGTTTTGTTTAAAGACCCAAAAGTTCCGACTCCAGATACAACAATAGAAGATTACAAAAAACTAGTCAAAGAATGCTTATTCGCTCAAATGATTAATAATCGTCTCGAAGAACTAGTGAACAGCTCCAATCCACCATTTGTGTACGGTTATAGTTATTATGGCGGAACTTGGGCAAGAAATAAAAATGCTTACCAATCCTTTGCAATGACTTCCGAAACAGGTCAGCTCAATGCGCTAAAAACATTGTTGGTCGAGAACGAAAGGGTTAGAAAGCACGGCTTCTTTGAAGCTGAATTAGAAAGAGCTAAAAAGGATATTATTTCTAGACTTGAAAAGTCTTACAAAGATAAAGACAAAACAGAATCTAGCAGATTGGTAGATGAATATGTCTACAATTATCTTGAAGACGTGCCAATGCCGGGAATAGAATGGGAATATAAATATTATCAAACCGTATTGCCTACCATCAAAATAACTGACATAAATGGATTAATTGACAACTATTTAAGAGAAGATAATAGAGTAATTGTTTTAACAGGTCCAGAGAAAGAAGGTCTTAGCTTAGTTACAGAACAAGAAATAAACGGAATGTTGTCTGCCTTAAAGACAATGGACATTGCTCCTTATGAAGATCAAGTGGTTGCAACCTCGCTGATTACCGAAGCTCCAACTGCGGGTAAAATATTAAGCGAAACCAAAAATGAAAAACTCGGTACAACAACACTTAAATTGAGTAATGGGGCAACTGTTACCTATAAGGTGACAGACTACAAGAATGACGAAATTCTGTTCGACGCCTTCAGCTACGGAGGAACCTCACTCTACTCGATAGAAGACTATAAAAAAATTGGGTATGCAAATGGTGGTCTAAGTGAAGCCGGCATAAATGGATTTGATAAAACTGCTTTAGGAAAGATGATGTCAGGTAAAATTGTAAATGTTAGACCGAGTATCGGTACTTATAGCGAAGGCATTTCTGGAAGCTCAACGCCAAAGGATTTAGAAGAACTTTTTCAAATGACGCATTTATATTTTACAGCACTAAATAAAGACCAAAAGGCATTTGACTCATTTGTTGAAAAACAAAATGCTTTTCTATCGAACATGATGTCTAATCCTCAAAATTATTTTTCCAATGAAATGGGTAAATATATGTATGGGGATAACCCAAGATATTTAGGTTTTCCGACACCCGAAAGTATGAGCGCTTCCGATTATAACTTGGCTTATGAAAAATATATAGAGCGCTTTGAAGATGCAGGAGATTTTAAATTTTATTTCGTTGGTAATATTGATGAACCTAAATTTAAGGATTATGTGACCAAATATATTGCTAGTCTTCCAACCACTAATTCTAACGAAAAATATGTTGTAGATGAATTTAGGCCGCTTACAGGATCACATAAGAAAGTTGTAGAAAAAGGTCAGGATCCAAAAAGCTCTGTGCGTATCACCTATCATGGACCAACTGAATACAACGCAAAGGAAGACCACGCCCTGGCAAGCTTAGGTGAGATTCTTTCAATTAAGTTAACTGAAAAATTACGTGAAGAAGAAGGAGGGGTTTATGGTTCTGGTGTTCGAGGAAATATTTCTAAAACTCCTTACGGGTGGTTCACTTTTAATATCTCGTTTCCTTGTGGACCAGAGAATGTTGAAAAGCTGACTGCTGCAACTTTAGCAGAAGTAGATAAACTGATCAAGGAAGGTCCGACTGAAAAAGATTTGGCGAAAATCAAAGAATCCCAGCTTTTAGAATACAAGGAAGACCTTAAACAAAACAGATTTTGGTTGAATACTTTAAAGAATGCGGATTATGAAAAAAAGGATGCCGCTAAAATTTTTGAGTTCGAAAAAAATGTAAATAGCATGACCAAGGACTATTTACAAACTGTAGCAAAAAAATATCTTACAACTGGCTATTCTAGGAATTCATAACCCAAAGACAATGTAAATAATTGAAAATTATTCTTATAAAAGGCAGCTATTCGCTGCCTTTTTTGTTGACCACTTGTTAACAACTATGCTTTAGATAACGTCTATTTAATTGTACTTTTACCGAGATAAAATCAAATCGATTAATGGGTAAAATCATTGCCATTGCGAATCAAAAAGGTGGAGTAGGAAAAACCACAACCTCTATAAATTTAGCCGCTTCATTGGGTGTTTTAGAGAAAAAGGTTTTGTTGATAGATGCGGATCCGCAAGCGAATGCAACATCTGGTCTAGGCATCGATGTAGAAGGTGTAGAAGTTGGTAGTTATCAACTTTTTGAACATACCGTAGAAGCCAAAGACTGCATTCTTAAAACAGAATCTCCCAATCTCGATATCATACCGGCGCATATAGATTTAGTCGCTATAGAAATTGAATTGGTAGACAAGGACGAGCGGGAATCTATGCTTAGAAAGGCAATTATAGACTTAAAGGACACTTACGACTACATCTTAATCGATTGTGCACCATCACTAGGTTTACTAACCTTAAATGCCTTGACAGCAGCAGATTCAGTAATTATTCCTATTCAATGTGAATATTTCGCTCTCGAAGGTTTAGGGAAACTGTTAAATACCATCAAGAGTGTACAGAAAATACATAACAAGACGTTAGATATTGAAGGTTTGTTATTGACCATGTACGATTCTAGGCTGCGACTTTCTAACCAAGTAGTAGAAGAGGTTAAAAAACATTTTACCAATATGGTTTTTAAAACTATTATTCAGCGAAATGTAAAATTAGGTGAGGCCCCTAGTTACGGTGAGAGCATCATCAATTATGATGTTAGCAGCCGTGGTGCCGCAAACTATTTAAGTTTGGCCAAAGAAATTATAAATCTAAATGAAGACTGATGGCAAAAGCGACCAAGAAACAAGCATTAGGAAGAGGTCTTTCTGCTTTGCTCAATGACCCAGATTCTGATATAGTAACTGCAAAAGACAAAAATGCCGATAAGGTCATTGGCAATATTGTAGAATTGCACTTGGCAAATATTGAAATAAACCCATTTCAGCCTCGAACTAATTTTAATGAAGAAACCCTAAGAGAACTTTCTAGTTCTATCCGTGAGCTCGGTGTTATTCAACCGATTACGGTTAGGAAAATCGACTTCAATAAATTTCAACTTGTATCTGGGGAGAGAAGATTAAGAGCTTCCAAATTGGCAGGATTAGAAACCATTCCATCATATATCAGAATTGCCAATGATCAGGAGTCATTAGAAATGGCCTTGGTTGAAAATATTCAGAGACAAGATTTAGACCCAATCGAAATCGCGCTTTCTTATCAGAGACTTATCGATGAAATTAATCTCACACAAGAAGAGATGAGCGAACGAGTTGGTAAAAAACGTTCTACAATCGCTAATTACCTTCGACTTCTAAAATTAGACCCAATTATACAAACTGGTATGCGCGATGGATTTATCTCTATGGGGCATGGTAGAGCAATTATAACCATTGAAAACCAGGATTCTCAGCTTAATCTTTACGAACAGATTCTGTCTAAAAAACTGTCTGTAAGAGAGACAGAAGCCTTGGTAAAAGATTTTCAGAATAAAAAGAATGGGTGGGCAAAAGCTAAAGATGATCAGCCCGCTTACGTTGAAGCTGGTGAGAAGGAGTTTTCAGAATTCTTTGGCCATAAAATAAAAGTGAGGGTTTCTAAAAATGGGAAAGGCAGCATTACCATACCTTTTCATTCAGAACAAGATTTTCTTAGGCTCAAAAAATTAGTAGAGGGTGCTAAATAAGTCGTTATATACGCTATTTTTTATCTGTTCGATTTATCTCTCGAGCTACTCCCAAACCTCTACCGATAGCCTCGTGGTCGAACCTAGATCGGCAATTGAAGTTGATACTATTCCAAACGATATAGATCCTCTTTCGCCAGCCAAAGCCGCATTTTATTCGGCAGTATTACCAGGTCTTGGTCAAGCTTATAATAAAAAATATTGGAAAATTCCAATCGTACTTGGCGCTATAGGAACCGGTATTGCAATCTTTGACTTCAACAACAAACAACTTACCCGTTATCGCGATGCTTACAAAAGGAGATTAGCAGGTTTTACCGATGATGAATTTTACGGTGAAGACGCGGACGGTAATGCGCTTATCACTCCCAAGGTGACTTTAGATGGATTACAGAGGGCTCAAGAACGGGCCAGGCGCAACAAGGATGTATCACTTTTGGTAACCATTGGGATTTATGCCCTAAACATAGTGGATGCAAATGTGGATGCTCACTTATTACAATATAATGTTGACGAAAATCTTTCTTTTAGGCCTCATGTAAAATACAATCAGTTAGAGAATATGTCGGACTACGGATTAACCCTAAATTTTAATTTTTAAAATGAAAATAGGACTGCTCGGATACGGTAAAATGGGAAAGGAAATCGAGAAGATGGCCAGTCACAGAGGTCATGAAATCACATTGAAGGTGAATGATTCTAATGACAAAATTATCCTTGACGATGTTGATGTTGCAATTGACTTTAGTCTTCCTTCCGTCGCATTTAAAAATATTTCGGATTGCATAAATAATAAAACTCCAATAATTTCTGGAACAACAGGTTGGCTAGATAAATATGAAGAAATAGTTGAACTTTGTAAATGTAAAGGTGGTACATTCTTATATGCTTCAAATTTTAGTCTAGGCGTGAATATTTTTTTCAAGATAAATGAAGTTCTAGCAACTCTTATGAAGAATCACAATCAATATGAAGCTAGCATTGAAGAGATTCATCACACTCAAAAATTAGACGCTCCCAGCGGAACTGCTATTACCTTAGCGAAACAAATCATAGAAAATACAAACTATACTAATTGGACTTCTAACCGTCCTC
Encoded here:
- a CDS encoding chromosome partitioning protein codes for the protein MGKIIAIANQKGGVGKTTTSINLAASLGVLEKKVLLIDADPQANATSGLGIDVEGVEVGSYQLFEHTVEAKDCILKTESPNLDIIPAHIDLVAIEIELVDKDERESMLRKAIIDLKDTYDYILIDCAPSLGLLTLNALTAADSVIIPIQCEYFALEGLGKLLNTIKSVQKIHNKTLDIEGLLLTMYDSRLRLSNQVVEEVKKHFTNMVFKTIIQRNVKLGEAPSYGESIINYDVSSRGAANYLSLAKEIINLNED
- a CDS encoding chromosome partitioning protein, ParB family, encoding MAKATKKQALGRGLSALLNDPDSDIVTAKDKNADKVIGNIVELHLANIEINPFQPRTNFNEETLRELSSSIRELGVIQPITVRKIDFNKFQLVSGERRLRASKLAGLETIPSYIRIANDQESLEMALVENIQRQDLDPIEIALSYQRLIDEINLTQEEMSERVGKKRSTIANYLRLLKLDPIIQTGMRDGFISMGHGRAIITIENQDSQLNLYEQILSKKLSVRETEALVKDFQNKKNGWAKAKDDQPAYVEAGEKEFSEFFGHKIKVRVSKNGKGSITIPFHSEQDFLRLKKLVEGAK
- a CDS encoding zinc protease; this translates as MKTLKINFSYALAFACSFLFLTCKETKTVVTSTPQQETTVIKTEVDAVKDIPFNPEVKKGTLSNGLTYYIKNNDKPEDKVELRLVVNAGSILEDDDQLGLAHFMEHMNFNGTKNFEKNELVDYLQSIGVKFGAHLNAYTSFDETVYILPIPSDDPEKLEKGFQILEDWAHNALLTDEEIDKERGVVLEEYRLGQGASERMMQRYLPKVMYGSMYAKRLPIGTKENLENFEYESLRRFYKDWYCPDLMAVVAVGDIDVATLEAKIKSHFGSIPKPTSPKPRKSFEVPNHQETLIAIESDKESSYSQVQVLFKDPKVPTPDTTIEDYKKLVKECLFAQMINNRLEELVNSSNPPFVYGYSYYGGTWARNKNAYQSFAMTSETGQLNALKTLLVENERVRKHGFFEAELERAKKDIISRLEKSYKDKDKTESSRLVDEYVYNYLEDVPMPGIEWEYKYYQTVLPTIKITDINGLIDNYLREDNRVIVLTGPEKEGLSLVTEQEINGMLSALKTMDIAPYEDQVVATSLITEAPTAGKILSETKNEKLGTTTLKLSNGATVTYKVTDYKNDEILFDAFSYGGTSLYSIEDYKKIGYANGGLSEAGINGFDKTALGKMMSGKIVNVRPSIGTYSEGISGSSTPKDLEELFQMTHLYFTALNKDQKAFDSFVEKQNAFLSNMMSNPQNYFSNEMGKYMYGDNPRYLGFPTPESMSASDYNLAYEKYIERFEDAGDFKFYFVGNIDEPKFKDYVTKYIASLPTTNSNEKYVVDEFRPLTGSHKKVVEKGQDPKSSVRITYHGPTEYNAKEDHALASLGEILSIKLTEKLREEEGGVYGSGVRGNISKTPYGWFTFNISFPCGPENVEKLTAATLAEVDKLIKEGPTEKDLAKIKESQLLEYKEDLKQNRFWLNTLKNADYEKKDAAKIFEFEKNVNSMTKDYLQTVAKKYLTTGYSRNS
- a CDS encoding heterodimeric methylmalonyl-CoA mutase large subunit precursor produces the protein MPRKDVQSINLKTSTLTKGNVEDTPYEHQGFAAGIVPYLRGPYSTMYVIQPWTIRQYAGFSTAEESNSFYRRNLAAGQKGLSVAFDLPTHRGYDSDHERVVGDVGKAGVAIDSVEDMKILFDQIPLDKMSVSMTMNGAVLPIMAFYIVAAEEQGADIRNLSGTIQNDILKEFMVRNTYIYPPSPSMRIISDIFEYTSKNMPKFNSISISGYHMQEAGATPEIELAYTLADGLEYIRTGLAAGMDIDTFAPRLSFFWGIGMEHFKEIAKMRAARVLWAKLVKQFNPKNIKSMSLRAHCQTSGWSLTMQDPFNNVARTCIEATSAIFGGTQSLHTNALDEAIALPTDFSARIARNTQVYLQYETEITKTVDPWAGSHLVEKLTDEIIKNAWELIEEVEELGGMTKAIEAGIPKMRIEQAAARKQARIDSGIDIIVGVNKFQLEEEDPITTLEVDNQSVRLQQINRLNQIKEQRDALSVKESLEKLKHSAKKGEGNLLALAVDAARNRATLGEISDALEEAFGRHKAQIKSFSGVYSKEIKNDDSFEKAKQLSDQFAEMDGRRPRIMVAKMGQDGHDRGAKVVATSYADLGFDVDIGPLFQTPQEVAKQAVENDVHVLGISSLAAGHKTLVPQVIEELKNYGREDIMVIVGGVVPKQDYQFLFDAGVMAVFGPGTKISETAITILEILMQSHQE